A DNA window from Chthoniobacterales bacterium contains the following coding sequences:
- a CDS encoding YciI family protein, with the protein MNPQTPTGEYLLLIRGTHWSHGMSPAELQKVMVDFYSWVDDLSQRGVHRGAQPLMEEGKIVTGGKNGAVTDGVFAESKEAIGGYFLLAVANIEEAVALAQACPIVACGAQIEVRPVADVCPVMPRMDSELNLTAAL; encoded by the coding sequence ATGAATCCACAAACTCCTACTGGCGAATATCTCCTGCTGATCCGTGGCACGCACTGGAGCCACGGCATGTCGCCCGCCGAATTGCAGAAGGTGATGGTCGATTTTTATTCCTGGGTCGATGACCTCTCGCAACGCGGCGTGCATCGCGGCGCACAGCCTTTGATGGAAGAGGGAAAAATCGTTACCGGTGGGAAAAATGGAGCCGTCACCGATGGCGTATTCGCTGAATCGAAAGAAGCCATCGGGGGGTATTTTCTGCTCGCGGTGGCTAACATCGAGGAAGCCGTCGCGCTCGCCCAGGCCTGCCCGATTGTGGCATGTGGCGCACAGATCGAAGTGCGGCCCGTTGCCGATGTTTGCCCGGTCATGCCGAGAATGGACTCCGAGTTGAATCTTACGGCCGCGTTATGA
- a CDS encoding GyrI-like domain-containing protein, giving the protein MISAPEIVQTTRQLTATLHITVSCDEIQSVMGPGIQELLALMADQNVTPSGPWFTHHFARPGDVFDFDICMPVETPVTAAGRMLPGEWPAMRVARTIYSGPFEGLAEAWPEFLDWIEAGGHRQAPDLWERYLVGPESTDDPTAWRTELNRPLLD; this is encoded by the coding sequence ATGATCTCCGCTCCCGAGATCGTCCAGACCACGCGGCAGCTCACGGCCACGCTGCACATCACCGTTTCCTGCGACGAAATCCAGAGCGTCATGGGTCCCGGCATTCAGGAATTGCTGGCGCTGATGGCTGACCAAAATGTCACTCCCAGCGGCCCGTGGTTTACGCATCATTTTGCTCGACCCGGAGACGTCTTCGACTTCGATATTTGCATGCCCGTCGAGACGCCTGTGACTGCCGCTGGTCGGATGCTGCCCGGCGAATGGCCGGCGATGCGCGTCGCCCGCACCATTTACAGCGGCCCGTTTGAGGGGCTCGCCGAGGCCTGGCCCGAATTTCTGGATTGGATCGAGGCGGGCGGCCACCGGCAGGCTCCCGATTTGTGGGAACGCTACCTCGTCGGCCCCGAATCGACCGACGATCCCACGGCCTGGCGCACGGAGCTGAATCGTCCCTTACTCGACTGA
- a CDS encoding VOC family protein, producing the protein MSTDTPEYPSLIAYLKVNDATAAIEFYKKAFGATERQRLTNPETGKIGHCELDLNGSLIMLADEQPGFGKSATTLGGTPVTFCLTVENTDAAIERAIAAGATSQMPVMDMFYGFRCGSIRDPFGHEWMLQHPIENVSHDELQKRWSQMVQKDCPGT; encoded by the coding sequence ATGAGCACAGACACACCCGAATACCCATCGTTGATCGCCTATCTGAAGGTGAACGACGCCACTGCCGCCATCGAATTTTACAAGAAGGCCTTCGGCGCGACCGAGCGCCAGCGCCTCACCAATCCCGAGACCGGCAAGATTGGCCATTGCGAGTTAGACCTGAATGGCAGTCTCATCATGCTCGCCGACGAGCAGCCCGGCTTCGGAAAATCCGCCACCACGCTCGGCGGCACGCCTGTGACTTTTTGCCTCACGGTGGAAAACACCGACGCCGCTATCGAGCGCGCCATCGCCGCCGGGGCGACGAGTCAGATGCCGGTGATGGATATGTTTTATGGCTTTCGCTGCGGATCGATTCGCGATCCGTTTGGCCACGAATGGATGCTCCAGCACCCGATTGAAAATGTCTCGCACGACGAGTTGCAGAAACGCTGGTCGCAGATGGTTCAGAAAGACTGCCCCGGCACCTAA
- a CDS encoding sigma-70 family RNA polymerase sigma factor has protein sequence MAETPAHPLAGQVADHLFRHDGARIVALLTSHLGVRHLQLAEDVVQEALIRALQTWPYRGVPANPTGWLMQTAKHLALDQLRREQRWQEKEPSIAHEHERWLPAPVAGETNHETFADDVLRLMFVCFHPQLSTEAQTALALRTLGGLSPAEIAAAFLTTEAAISKRLVRARHRIRELALPFAVPEPGELPARLTGVLGTLYLLFNEGYKASAGDRLVREELCHEAIRLALLLAQHPATREPRTHALLALMFLNAARLPARTDDAGNLLRLHEQNRAAWDASMIQRGIQHLALATTGDALSEYHLEAGIAACHSTAPDDASTNWPRILQLYDQLLKLTASPVAAMNRAVAIARVHGPQAGLDALNAITNRSSIEMVHLFHAIRGALAAELGNPVEALTHFRQAGNLAALPAERDFIARRIRECGG, from the coding sequence ATGGCTGAAACGCCTGCGCATCCGTTGGCCGGGCAGGTGGCCGACCATCTTTTCCGCCACGACGGCGCCCGCATCGTCGCCCTGCTCACCAGCCATCTCGGCGTCCGGCATTTGCAACTCGCCGAGGACGTCGTGCAGGAGGCCCTCATTCGCGCCTTGCAGACCTGGCCCTATCGCGGAGTTCCGGCGAACCCCACCGGCTGGCTCATGCAGACGGCGAAACATCTCGCGCTCGACCAGTTGCGCCGCGAGCAGAGATGGCAGGAAAAGGAACCCAGCATCGCCCACGAACACGAACGCTGGCTGCCCGCGCCGGTCGCCGGGGAAACCAACCACGAGACGTTCGCCGACGACGTGCTGCGGCTGATGTTCGTGTGTTTCCATCCGCAACTCTCCACCGAGGCGCAGACCGCGCTCGCCCTGCGCACCCTCGGCGGCCTGAGTCCTGCGGAAATCGCAGCCGCGTTTCTGACCACCGAGGCTGCCATTAGCAAGCGACTCGTCCGTGCCCGGCACCGCATTCGCGAGCTAGCGCTGCCCTTCGCCGTGCCCGAGCCGGGCGAATTGCCCGCGCGCCTCACCGGTGTGCTGGGGACGCTTTATTTGCTTTTCAACGAAGGCTACAAGGCCTCCGCTGGCGACCGGCTAGTGCGCGAGGAACTTTGCCACGAGGCGATCCGGCTCGCGCTCCTCCTCGCGCAGCACCCGGCCACGCGCGAACCCCGCACCCATGCCCTGCTCGCGCTGATGTTTCTCAACGCTGCCCGCCTGCCCGCCCGCACCGACGACGCGGGAAATCTCCTCCGGCTCCACGAGCAAAACCGCGCCGCGTGGGATGCGTCGATGATCCAGCGCGGCATCCAGCATCTCGCCCTCGCCACCACCGGCGACGCCCTCAGCGAATACCATCTCGAAGCCGGCATCGCCGCCTGCCACAGCACCGCTCCCGACGATGCCAGCACCAACTGGCCCCGCATCCTCCAGCTCTACGATCAACTCCTCAAGCTCACAGCGTCGCCCGTCGCCGCCATGAACCGCGCCGTCGCCATCGCTCGCGTCCATGGACCGCAAGCCGGGCTCGATGCGTTAAACGCCATCACCAACCGGAGTTCCATCGAAATGGTTCACCTTTTCCATGCCATTCGCGGAGCCCTCGCCGCCGAACTCGGCAACCCCGTCGAAGCGCTGACCCATTTCCGCCAGGCCGGCAACCTCGCCGCCCTCCCTGCCGAACGCGACTTCATCGCCAGACGCATCCGCGAATGCGGCGGGTGA